A single genomic interval of Bacillus sp. es.036 harbors:
- a CDS encoding EcsC family protein, with product MWTEREQKRMTVIHLWEEEHFAHEATDIERTFHKLYNHQLNQLDSKAKTRLYAVMDSALFHMHSLIQNSQSQVDASHRLLTDARLFHPEIEQIQDMKNLTVDQLVYIADQQIARQRMVSFAQGGLAGTGSFLLLGLDLPAVLAINLRTVQLIAMTYGYPVNYPSEMMIALKVFHMATLPKGLQERAWRELEQEVKQEQAHPYFYEGPEGIADANWLQGPMKQMIKGTVLMMLRKKMIQGIPILGIAIGAAVNYRFTRSVSEIAHKFYEKRFLNELREEYGNEL from the coding sequence GTGTGGACAGAAAGAGAACAAAAAAGAATGACGGTCATTCATTTATGGGAAGAAGAGCATTTTGCGCATGAAGCAACTGACATAGAGCGAACATTTCACAAGTTGTATAACCACCAGCTCAATCAGCTGGATTCTAAAGCCAAAACACGTTTGTATGCCGTAATGGACTCGGCGCTTTTTCATATGCATTCGCTTATACAAAATTCACAATCTCAGGTCGATGCCAGTCATCGACTCTTAACCGATGCACGCTTGTTTCATCCAGAGATCGAACAAATTCAGGATATGAAGAACTTGACTGTTGATCAGCTTGTCTATATTGCTGATCAACAAATTGCGCGACAGCGAATGGTTTCATTTGCGCAAGGGGGACTTGCAGGTACGGGAAGTTTTTTATTATTAGGTCTTGATTTACCAGCGGTGCTTGCCATTAACCTAAGAACGGTACAGCTTATTGCGATGACTTATGGTTACCCTGTCAATTACCCTTCTGAAATGATGATAGCCCTTAAAGTTTTCCACATGGCTACTCTTCCTAAAGGTTTACAAGAGCGAGCCTGGCGAGAATTAGAGCAAGAAGTAAAGCAAGAGCAGGCACATCCATATTTTTATGAAGGTCCTGAAGGAATTGCTGATGCCAACTGGTTACAGGGTCCGATGAAGCAAATGATAAAAGGTACCGTACTAATGATGCTGCGGAAAAAAATGATTCAAGGAATTCCGATTCTTGGCATAGCGATTGGAGCAGCTGTGAACTATCGATTTACTCGGTCAGTCAGTGAAATCGCTCATAAGTTCTATGAGAAACGTTTTCTAAATGAACTTAGAGAGGAGTATGGAAATGAGCTTTAG
- a CDS encoding MogA/MoaB family molybdenum cofactor biosynthesis protein — translation MSFSEHKSSAPAVIHCLIITVSDTRTNETDKSGKIISSLLEEKGHKVIERTIVKDDQEEIWSAIQRGIAASDVDAVLLNGGTGISKRDVTYEVVEGVLEKELAGFGELFRMISYTDDIGTPAMLSRAIGGVAKETAIFAMPGSSGAVKLAMSKLLIPELPHIVRELRK, via the coding sequence ATGAGCTTTAGTGAACATAAATCCAGTGCGCCGGCAGTTATTCACTGTTTGATTATCACTGTCAGTGACACAAGAACAAACGAAACTGATAAAAGCGGAAAAATCATTTCCTCCTTACTAGAAGAAAAAGGTCATAAGGTGATCGAGCGAACCATTGTAAAAGATGATCAAGAGGAAATTTGGTCGGCTATTCAGCGAGGGATTGCTGCTAGTGATGTGGATGCTGTTTTATTAAATGGAGGAACGGGCATTTCTAAAAGAGATGTCACCTATGAAGTTGTTGAAGGAGTGCTTGAGAAGGAGCTAGCTGGGTTTGGTGAGCTGTTTCGTATGATTAGCTATACAGATGATATTGGCACGCCAGCTATGCTAAGCAGAGCCATTGGAGGGGTTGCAAAGGAAACGGCCATCTTTGCTATGCCGGGTTCTTCAGGTGCTGTGAAATTAGCGATGTCTAAGTTATTAATCCCAGAGCTTCCTCATATTGTGCGAGAGCTTCGTAAATAA